From a single Pseudobutyrivibrio xylanivorans genomic region:
- a CDS encoding HAD family hydrolase, whose product MRMKNLVKQSLGILLTCVMVISLNITSLAAEADPLSLWTEGAASKAALMNYMATITDENSPNFIPIQDRIAVFDLDGTLCCETDPVYFDHMLLQHRVLEDPTYKNKASDFEKEVANKVIEFAETGKYPAGMDNDHGKAVASAFAGMTVDEFLAYVINYRNTPTNSYEGMTKGDAFYKPMVQVVNFLQANGFTVYIVSGTDRLIVRGLVAGKLPILPRNIIGSDETIVSNNQGDADGLEYVFTDKDKLVLGGNFVVKNLKMNKVTVIAQEIGQQPVLSFGNSTGDASMAEYVTTNNKYKSLAFMLCCDDTVRENGKLSSAEKMYGLCQQFDWVPVSMKNDWTTIYGEGVTKK is encoded by the coding sequence ATGAGAATGAAAAATTTAGTTAAGCAATCGCTGGGGATTCTGTTAACTTGCGTGATGGTGATTTCTTTGAATATCACATCGTTGGCTGCTGAGGCAGATCCGCTGTCGCTTTGGACAGAAGGTGCAGCATCAAAAGCTGCACTTATGAATTACATGGCAACTATTACAGACGAGAACAGCCCTAATTTTATTCCTATTCAGGATAGAATAGCAGTTTTCGATTTGGATGGAACTCTTTGCTGTGAGACTGACCCTGTTTATTTCGACCATATGCTTTTACAGCACCGCGTTTTGGAGGACCCAACCTACAAGAACAAAGCTTCCGATTTTGAAAAGGAAGTTGCAAACAAGGTTATTGAATTTGCCGAGACAGGAAAGTATCCAGCAGGCATGGATAATGACCATGGCAAGGCTGTTGCATCAGCATTTGCAGGAATGACAGTAGATGAGTTTCTAGCATATGTAATCAATTACAGAAACACACCTACAAATAGCTATGAAGGTATGACAAAAGGTGATGCTTTCTACAAGCCAATGGTTCAGGTTGTAAATTTCCTTCAGGCTAATGGCTTTACAGTTTATATTGTAAGTGGAACGGACAGACTTATTGTCCGTGGTCTTGTGGCAGGCAAGCTTCCAATTCTTCCAAGAAACATTATTGGCTCTGATGAAACAATCGTTTCAAATAATCAGGGTGATGCAGATGGACTTGAATACGTATTTACGGATAAGGACAAGCTGGTTCTCGGAGGAAATTTTGTAGTAAAGAATCTGAAGATGAACAAGGTTACAGTCATTGCTCAGGAAATTGGACAGCAGCCAGTTCTTTCATTTGGAAACAGCACTGGTGACGCAAGCATGGCTGAGTACGTAACTACCAACAATAAATACAAGAGTCTTGCATTCATGCTTTGCTGCGATGACACTGTTCGCGAAAACGGAAAGCTCTCATCAGCTGAGAAGATGTATGGCCTTTGCCAGCAGTTCGACTGGGTACCTGTATCAATGAAAAATGACTGGACAACCATCTATGGTGAGGGTGTAACGAAGAAGTAA
- a CDS encoding ABC transporter permease, whose product MLVENCKLAIISIKANKMRAFLTMLGIIIGVAAVIAIMTVGNSMTKGIQKQMESYGVQNISVSIYQIDYSQELSAEDDENAKFKPETIHSLIKKFDNKISAVSVDTSVGSGTVLVNNIKANVSVSGVSAGYFKANNIKLLHGNFFDQVAYEQGNKVALVSDKYAKQVAGDNYKPEDVLGKEYEVNVNDEYVPVTVVGIFEYKQEGGAGGSSKNQVTPMFIPLSTAWNITHNKDIEYITVVAAEGVDASALSNDIKTYLTEALKDKLSDTLMVDAYSNQSMIKENTKMLNQITMAISLIAAIALIVGGIGVMNIMTVSITERTREIGTRKALGAEDAMIMLQFISEAIILCLIGGIIGMIIGVGLGDIASKLMGYDPTVSIASIFISVGFSLAIGTFFGYSPAKHAAKMNPIDALRYE is encoded by the coding sequence ATGTTAGTAGAAAATTGCAAGCTTGCAATTATTAGTATAAAAGCAAATAAGATGCGAGCTTTCCTGACAATGCTTGGAATCATAATTGGTGTTGCTGCTGTCATAGCAATTATGACAGTTGGCAATTCCATGACCAAAGGAATTCAAAAGCAGATGGAAAGCTATGGCGTTCAAAATATATCAGTTAGTATTTATCAAATTGATTATTCTCAAGAACTGTCTGCTGAAGACGATGAAAATGCAAAATTCAAACCCGAAACAATTCACTCCCTTATTAAAAAATTCGACAATAAAATCAGTGCCGTTTCCGTCGACACTAGTGTAGGTTCAGGGACAGTTCTTGTTAATAATATAAAAGCAAATGTAAGTGTTAGTGGAGTAAGTGCTGGATATTTTAAGGCAAACAATATCAAGCTGCTTCATGGAAATTTTTTCGATCAGGTAGCTTATGAGCAGGGAAACAAGGTCGCACTTGTTTCCGATAAATATGCAAAACAGGTAGCAGGGGATAATTATAAACCAGAGGATGTGCTGGGAAAGGAATATGAGGTCAACGTGAATGATGAATATGTTCCAGTGACTGTGGTTGGTATTTTTGAATACAAGCAGGAGGGAGGAGCAGGTGGCTCATCAAAGAATCAGGTGACACCTATGTTTATCCCGCTATCTACAGCATGGAACATCACTCACAACAAGGATATCGAATATATCACTGTAGTTGCAGCAGAAGGAGTAGATGCTTCAGCACTAAGTAATGATATAAAGACATATTTGACAGAGGCGCTGAAAGACAAGCTTTCAGATACGCTTATGGTAGATGCATACAGCAATCAGTCAATGATTAAGGAAAATACCAAGATGCTTAATCAGATTACCATGGCAATTTCTCTCATTGCAGCAATAGCGCTTATCGTTGGTGGAATTGGTGTTATGAATATCATGACAGTTTCCATAACTGAACGTACAAGGGAAATAGGAACCCGAAAAGCTCTTGGCGCAGAGGATGCCATGATAATGCTTCAGTTTATAAGCGAGGCAATAATCCTTTGTCTCATTGGAGGAATTATAGGCATGATTATTGGTGTAGGTTTGGGAGATATCGCCTCTAAACTTATGGGATATGATCCAACTGTTTCTATTGCAAGTATATTTATATCAGTTGGTTTCTCACTTGCCATTGGTACTTTCTTTGGATATTCTCCAGCAAAGCATGCTGCGAAAATGAATCCAATAGATGCCTTAAGATATGAGTAA
- a CDS encoding ABC transporter ATP-binding protein, which yields MEVFILINEKEILLSARNIRKSYYIGTPNELEILHGIDLDIRKGEFVSIVGQSGSGKSTLMNILGILDRQTSGDYTLNGTNISEAPAKELAKLRNKHIGFVFQTYNLIARTDALSNVEMPMLYAGISPKERRERAKELLEMVGMGERMHHTPDELSGGQKQRVAIARAMANDPDIILADEPTGALDSGTGRMVMDIFHDLHEKQGKTIVLITHSNELAAETPRIITISDGNIISEKINSMNISEAEPFERKNVC from the coding sequence ATGGAGGTATTTATCTTGATTAATGAGAAGGAGATTCTGTTATCTGCCAGAAATATCAGGAAAAGTTATTATATTGGCACTCCAAATGAACTTGAAATTTTACACGGTATAGACCTGGATATTCGTAAAGGCGAATTCGTTTCTATTGTAGGTCAGTCCGGTTCTGGAAAGAGTACGCTTATGAATATACTTGGAATATTGGACAGACAGACCTCAGGGGATTACACATTAAATGGCACTAATATTTCCGAGGCTCCAGCAAAGGAGCTGGCGAAGCTTAGAAATAAACATATAGGTTTTGTTTTTCAGACATACAATTTGATTGCCCGTACAGATGCTCTTTCAAATGTGGAAATGCCAATGCTATATGCAGGAATTTCACCAAAGGAAAGAAGAGAAAGAGCAAAGGAACTTTTGGAAATGGTTGGAATGGGAGAGCGTATGCATCACACTCCAGACGAGCTTTCGGGAGGACAAAAGCAGCGTGTTGCTATCGCCAGGGCCATGGCTAATGATCCAGATATTATTCTTGCAGATGAGCCAACGGGAGCGTTGGATTCTGGAACAGGCCGAATGGTTATGGATATATTTCATGACTTACATGAGAAACAGGGGAAGACAATTGTGCTTATCACACACTCAAATGAGTTGGCAGCAGAGACCCCAAGAATCATTACTATCAGTGATGGCAACATAATATCAGAGAAAATAAATAGTATGAACATAAGTGAAGCAGAACCTTTTGAAAGGAAAAACGTATGTTAG
- a CDS encoding efflux RND transporter periplasmic adaptor subunit, which yields MKFNKIAVSAMVISAVAITAIVGVTGMKAVKAKDTEEELTTTVQVAKQDIEKTLSATGTIISAEQSTAFATTSGSYPVAEVYVKVGDVVKKGDKLYKLDMITMEDQLKFQNQALSIQNQQNALAAQSAAAALQNAQDSGAVSVNDANRSLAEAQQNQLVANRNVKSADDALGDARRAEDNAEKEYNNAKSEYERLKNTDGTAQEDLDKANERVNQAKSSYDSATSARKSAEATLSQAKDAVNSANRSLDGANQAAGKAQTDANANIINQAQSVKSGELSAKASTLSNQQEIAKTKEELRKAIVYASQDGTVTNVNIKPGQSYSGTDAVVIDNVTNLKATADIDEAQIPNIAMGQKVRIKTDATGDEILTGTVTFVSPTATKNSNKTTENESTTASVSKSRATYRVDVTLDGTNEALRLGMTAKMTFVIASKNGALAVPSGDIKTDVDGSKYVLVQENGESSKNVKIETGISDDFFTEVTGGTLKEGDTIIENSSEGGNDAVLESMGADGGIYLD from the coding sequence ATGAAATTTAATAAAATAGCTGTTTCAGCAATGGTTATATCAGCAGTTGCAATTACAGCAATTGTTGGTGTAACTGGAATGAAGGCTGTAAAGGCAAAAGATACAGAGGAAGAATTGACAACTACAGTACAGGTAGCAAAGCAGGATATAGAAAAAACACTTTCAGCTACGGGAACAATTATTTCAGCAGAGCAGTCAACAGCGTTTGCTACAACTTCTGGTTCGTATCCAGTGGCAGAGGTTTATGTTAAGGTTGGCGACGTAGTGAAAAAGGGCGATAAGCTTTATAAGCTTGATATGATAACAATGGAGGACCAGCTAAAGTTTCAGAATCAGGCACTTAGCATTCAGAATCAGCAAAATGCCCTTGCAGCCCAGTCAGCTGCAGCAGCTCTTCAAAATGCTCAGGATAGTGGAGCAGTATCTGTAAATGATGCAAACAGAAGCCTTGCAGAGGCTCAGCAAAATCAGCTTGTTGCAAACAGAAATGTAAAAAGCGCTGATGATGCTTTAGGCGATGCAAGACGAGCTGAGGACAACGCAGAAAAAGAGTATAACAATGCAAAGTCAGAGTACGAAAGACTTAAAAATACAGATGGCACAGCTCAGGAAGATTTGGATAAAGCAAACGAGAGAGTAAATCAGGCTAAGAGCAGTTATGACTCAGCTACGTCAGCAAGAAAATCTGCAGAGGCAACTTTATCTCAGGCGAAGGATGCGGTTAATTCAGCCAATCGTTCATTAGATGGAGCCAATCAGGCTGCAGGTAAAGCCCAGACAGATGCAAATGCAAACATCATCAATCAGGCTCAGTCTGTAAAATCTGGAGAGCTTTCAGCGAAGGCAAGTACTCTTTCAAATCAGCAGGAGATTGCCAAAACAAAGGAAGAGCTTAGAAAAGCAATTGTATATGCCTCGCAGGATGGAACAGTTACCAATGTAAATATTAAGCCAGGCCAGAGCTACAGCGGAACAGATGCAGTAGTCATTGATAATGTTACTAATTTAAAGGCAACAGCTGACATTGATGAGGCACAGATTCCAAACATTGCAATGGGCCAGAAGGTCAGAATTAAAACAGATGCTACGGGAGATGAAATTCTCACAGGAACAGTAACATTTGTTTCACCTACAGCGACAAAAAACAGTAATAAGACAACAGAGAATGAGTCAACAACAGCATCAGTATCAAAGAGTAGAGCAACCTACAGAGTGGACGTAACTCTCGATGGGACAAACGAAGCACTTAGACTTGGAATGACTGCAAAGATGACTTTTGTTATTGCAAGCAAAAATGGAGCGCTTGCTGTGCCATCTGGAGATATTAAGACAGATGTAGATGGAAGTAAGTATGTATTAGTTCAGGAAAATGGTGAGAGCTCTAAGAACGTGAAGATTGAGACTGGAATCTCAGATGACTTCTTCACAGAGGTTACAGGTGGAACATTGAAAGAGGGCGATACAATCATTGAAAATTCATCTGAGGGTGGAAATGATGCAGTCCTTGAATCAATGGGAGCAGATGGAGGTATTTATCTTGATTAA
- a CDS encoding response regulator transcription factor: protein MPKQTILTVDDNEEIRNIIKILLESEGYEVREACDGETALEMVNDEIDLIILDIMMPGQSGLDVCKKIRENYQMPILFLTAKGTDSDKSLGLLIGGDDYLSKPFSHAELTARVKSLLRRYYVYKGKEAPSDDAFLSYDIFKVAKDRNEVFARNSEGQEVQLDLSELEYQIFKLLISNPSRVFPAQLIYETIWNEPYFYSSNATIMVHIRNLRTKIEEDPSNPRHLLTVWGKGYKLQ, encoded by the coding sequence ATGCCGAAGCAAACTATTTTGACAGTGGATGATAATGAAGAAATTAGAAATATTATAAAGATATTACTGGAGAGCGAGGGCTACGAAGTACGTGAAGCCTGTGATGGTGAAACAGCCCTTGAAATGGTAAACGACGAAATTGACCTTATTATTTTGGATATTATGATGCCAGGCCAATCTGGTCTCGACGTCTGTAAAAAAATCAGAGAAAACTATCAGATGCCAATTCTATTCCTTACAGCTAAGGGAACTGACTCTGACAAATCCTTAGGACTTTTAATAGGTGGAGATGACTACTTATCAAAGCCATTTTCCCACGCTGAGCTTACAGCAAGGGTAAAATCGCTCCTTCGTAGGTACTACGTATACAAGGGAAAAGAAGCTCCCAGTGATGATGCATTTCTCTCCTATGATATTTTCAAGGTGGCAAAGGATAGAAACGAAGTCTTTGCACGGAATTCAGAGGGCCAAGAGGTTCAGCTCGATTTATCTGAGCTTGAATATCAAATCTTTAAGCTACTGATTTCAAACCCTAGTAGAGTTTTCCCAGCTCAGCTTATATATGAAACCATTTGGAATGAGCCATATTTCTACAGTTCAAATGCCACAATCATGGTTCATATCAGAAACCTGCGTACCAAAATCGAGGAAGATCCTTCTAATCCAAGGCATCTGCTTACAGTATGGGGAAAGGGCTACAAATTACAATGA
- a CDS encoding HAMP domain-containing sensor histidine kinase: MRKIKNFFTQSLYIELAIGVLISFLIGFICYLGLMVLSAQIAYSKWTESDYKNYKISIYTDKLQTYIYENQISSDDTSAFTNWYEKNYSYFFYIKKDDYIIYNSFYAPDDNDEVSPISLSDSEFQETLREYQDFFPEKTKVAIRLVDGDATLYLYTNVQYDMYVQLQNLSVAISALITILLLITFVRKKIHYIKDVTSGIKILEGGNLDYHIPVRGNDELSQVADSLNAMRISLSQQMQNEKKALQANNSLVTALSHDLRTPLTTQLGYLEILKEHHYSSPEEMDKYIETALSTCYQIKEMSDRLFEYFLAFDPHPERPAEALEEYDGVELFMQMIAELSLPLEAQGFSFEIEDPMDTFKIHVNMNDMLRVFNNVFTNIDKYADETEPVKIRIFHDDKNAVLSISNRIRSVARKNESAKIGLISISSLMKRQGGASKTRTSQNQFTIELKFPIYSSTLPPRLGRKPSSERGTS, from the coding sequence ATGAGAAAAATAAAGAATTTTTTCACCCAATCACTCTACATCGAATTGGCTATTGGTGTGCTCATTTCTTTTTTAATAGGATTCATCTGCTATCTTGGATTAATGGTTCTTAGCGCACAGATAGCTTATTCCAAATGGACAGAATCTGATTACAAGAATTACAAGATTTCCATTTATACTGACAAGCTTCAAACCTATATCTACGAAAACCAAATCAGTTCAGATGATACTTCCGCATTTACCAACTGGTATGAAAAAAATTATTCATACTTCTTCTACATAAAAAAAGATGATTATATTATCTATAATTCCTTCTATGCACCAGACGACAACGACGAAGTCTCTCCAATTTCGCTTTCTGACAGTGAATTTCAGGAAACCTTAAGGGAGTACCAGGATTTCTTCCCTGAGAAGACAAAGGTTGCTATTCGTCTTGTGGATGGTGATGCCACACTTTATCTTTACACCAACGTTCAGTACGATATGTATGTTCAACTACAGAATTTGAGCGTTGCAATAAGTGCTCTTATAACAATTCTTCTTTTAATTACCTTTGTCCGCAAAAAAATTCATTATATAAAGGATGTGACAAGTGGAATAAAAATATTAGAGGGTGGAAATTTAGATTATCATATACCTGTTCGTGGAAATGATGAGCTTTCTCAGGTGGCCGATAGTCTTAATGCTATGCGCATATCCCTTTCACAGCAAATGCAAAACGAAAAAAAGGCTTTGCAGGCAAATAACAGTCTGGTCACTGCCCTCTCTCATGATTTGAGGACCCCACTTACCACACAATTGGGGTACCTTGAAATTCTAAAGGAGCACCACTACAGTTCTCCTGAGGAAATGGATAAATATATCGAAACAGCACTTAGTACCTGTTATCAGATTAAAGAAATGTCAGACAGACTTTTCGAATATTTTCTTGCCTTTGACCCTCATCCTGAGCGTCCTGCTGAGGCTTTGGAGGAATATGACGGTGTAGAGCTTTTTATGCAAATGATAGCAGAGCTTTCACTCCCACTTGAGGCTCAGGGCTTTAGTTTTGAAATTGAAGATCCGATGGATACCTTCAAAATTCATGTAAACATGAATGATATGCTAAGAGTTTTCAATAACGTATTTACGAATATAGATAAGTATGCTGATGAGACAGAACCTGTAAAGATACGCATATTCCATGATGATAAAAATGCAGTGCTTTCAATTTCTAACAGAATCAGGTCTGTGGCAAGAAAAAATGAGTCCGCAAAAATCGGACTCATCAGTATTTCAAGCCTTATGAAAAGACAAGGAGGCGCGAGTAAGACTCGCACCTCCCAGAATCAATTCACAATAGAATTAAAATTTCCTATATACTCTTCTACGCTTCCTCCACGCTTGGGGCGCAAGCCTTCTTCTGAGCGAGGTACTTCTTAA
- a CDS encoding glycoside hydrolase family 3 protein gives MLSINIADVIAVLEQIKVQLIVAGIVLALAIIVTLVAIKIKKPLKSFVRKQAWLVFLLTLVIVVSNVLLSPLYSMVNMAMGGGTISEEAIDEAKALCTEIAEEGIVLLKNDDKALPLASGAKVNIFGWSSTNPIYGGTGSGALSAAYPTVDFLTGLTDAGIEYNQDLVDFYTGWRTERPTVGMMGQDWTIPEPKLDEYGSLISDSKSYSDTAILFIARSGGEGADLPMSYDGEDTFSTEGMFGASGVRYSDQSDDLDASKSYLELSNREQALLDEVTSNFDKVIVVVNSANAMELGFVNEYPQIKSVLYCPGTGQTGFDGLGEIIAGQVNPSGKTADTFVADLFKTPTANNFGDFDYTNMSEFGVDNMFAEGGKSYPTFVNYVEGIYVGYRFYETAYAEAQAGNMEFDYDAQVLYPFGYGLSYTTFKQEMGDITTDGKTVSFDVTVTNTGDVAGKDVVEVYYNPPYTNGGIEKSAANLIEFAKTGTLEPGASETVSVSFALEDMASYDTDGNGCYVLEAGDYEISINSDSHNKIASDKVTVASTVVYDESNKRESDQVAATNQFDFAKGENFEYLSRADGFANYDVATAAPTSFELGADYKANYYNETNYDPTVYNNDSDVMPTTGADNGLKLADLRGVDYDDEKWDLLLDEMSVADMNTLIELGGYETSAVDSIGKVMTYDCDGPASINNNFTGQGSIGFPAAVMIACTWNKDLAHAFGDSIGRMANDMDVSGWYAPATNTHRSAFAGRNFEYYSEDGVLAGWMCANAVAGARDHGVYSYVKHFATNDQETNRTGLLCTWLNEQSLREIYLKSFEITFKNADAGATMVAFNNIGVEPAEACSALLNTVLRGEWGFRGFAETDYFGGYGYQDSDRMIRNGCDLMLATYSTPQSTVTDQTSATSVIAMRQSAKNILYTVVNSRAYDSAVNTGLPTWVKILYAVDALLIALIAFLEYKAIKKYLAQKKACAPSVEEA, from the coding sequence ATGTTATCAATCAACATTGCGGACGTAATTGCCGTCCTCGAGCAAATCAAAGTACAGCTCATAGTAGCAGGCATTGTACTTGCTCTCGCAATTATTGTTACACTTGTAGCAATCAAAATTAAGAAGCCTCTTAAGAGCTTCGTTAGAAAGCAGGCATGGCTTGTTTTCTTACTTACATTAGTGATTGTGGTATCTAATGTACTTCTTTCACCACTGTATTCAATGGTAAATATGGCCATGGGTGGTGGAACTATTTCAGAGGAAGCCATTGATGAAGCAAAGGCACTTTGTACTGAAATCGCAGAAGAGGGTATTGTTCTTTTAAAGAATGATGATAAGGCACTTCCACTTGCAAGCGGCGCAAAGGTTAATATCTTTGGTTGGTCTTCAACAAATCCAATTTATGGTGGTACAGGTTCAGGTGCTCTTTCAGCAGCTTATCCTACAGTAGATTTCCTTACAGGACTTACTGATGCAGGTATCGAGTACAACCAGGATCTTGTAGATTTCTACACAGGTTGGAGAACAGAAAGACCTACAGTAGGTATGATGGGACAGGATTGGACAATTCCTGAGCCAAAGCTTGATGAGTATGGTTCACTTATTTCTGATTCAAAGAGTTACTCAGACACAGCTATTCTTTTCATCGCACGTTCAGGTGGTGAGGGCGCAGACCTTCCAATGAGCTATGATGGAGAAGACACATTCTCAACAGAGGGTATGTTTGGTGCTTCTGGTGTTCGTTATTCAGATCAGTCTGATGATTTAGATGCATCAAAGTCTTATCTTGAGCTTTCAAACAGAGAGCAGGCTCTTCTTGACGAAGTTACTTCAAACTTCGACAAGGTTATCGTAGTAGTAAACTCAGCTAACGCTATGGAGCTTGGTTTCGTTAATGAGTATCCACAGATTAAGTCAGTTCTTTATTGCCCAGGTACAGGCCAGACAGGTTTTGATGGACTTGGCGAGATTATAGCAGGTCAGGTAAATCCTTCAGGTAAGACAGCTGATACTTTCGTGGCTGATTTATTTAAAACACCTACCGCTAACAACTTTGGTGATTTCGATTACACAAATATGTCAGAGTTTGGTGTTGACAACATGTTTGCAGAGGGCGGCAAGAGCTACCCAACATTCGTTAACTACGTAGAAGGTATCTACGTTGGTTACAGATTCTATGAGACAGCTTATGCTGAGGCACAGGCTGGCAACATGGAATTTGATTATGACGCACAGGTTTTATATCCATTTGGTTATGGTCTTTCCTATACAACTTTCAAGCAGGAGATGGGTGACATCACTACAGATGGCAAGACTGTTTCCTTCGACGTAACAGTAACAAATACTGGTGATGTTGCTGGTAAGGACGTTGTAGAGGTTTACTACAATCCTCCATACACAAACGGTGGCATTGAGAAGTCTGCAGCAAACCTTATCGAGTTCGCAAAGACAGGCACTCTTGAGCCAGGCGCTTCTGAGACAGTTTCTGTTTCATTTGCACTTGAGGATATGGCTTCATACGATACAGACGGAAATGGCTGCTACGTACTTGAGGCTGGTGACTATGAGATTTCTATCAACTCAGATTCTCACAACAAGATTGCTTCTGACAAGGTTACAGTTGCATCTACAGTAGTATATGATGAGTCTAACAAGAGAGAGTCTGACCAGGTTGCAGCTACAAATCAGTTTGATTTTGCAAAGGGTGAGAACTTCGAGTACCTTTCAAGAGCAGATGGATTTGCTAACTACGATGTAGCTACAGCAGCTCCTACATCATTCGAGCTTGGAGCAGATTACAAGGCTAACTATTACAACGAGACAAACTATGATCCAACAGTTTACAACAATGATTCAGATGTAATGCCTACAACAGGCGCAGACAACGGTCTCAAGCTTGCAGACCTTCGTGGCGTAGATTACGATGATGAGAAGTGGGATCTTCTTCTTGATGAAATGTCAGTAGCAGATATGAACACTCTTATCGAGCTTGGTGGTTATGAGACTTCAGCAGTTGATTCAATCGGCAAGGTTATGACATACGATTGTGATGGTCCTGCTTCAATCAACAACAACTTCACAGGACAGGGTTCTATCGGATTCCCAGCAGCAGTTATGATTGCGTGCACATGGAATAAGGACCTTGCACATGCATTCGGTGATTCAATCGGCCGTATGGCAAACGATATGGACGTATCTGGTTGGTACGCTCCAGCTACAAACACTCACAGATCTGCATTTGCAGGACGTAACTTTGAGTACTACTCAGAGGACGGCGTTCTTGCAGGTTGGATGTGTGCAAACGCTGTTGCTGGCGCTAGAGATCACGGCGTATACTCTTACGTAAAGCACTTTGCAACAAACGATCAGGAGACAAATCGTACAGGACTTCTTTGCACATGGCTCAACGAGCAGTCACTCCGTGAGATTTACTTAAAGTCATTCGAGATTACATTCAAGAATGCAGATGCTGGTGCAACAATGGTTGCATTCAACAACATCGGTGTAGAGCCAGCAGAGGCTTGCTCAGCACTTCTTAACACAGTACTTCGTGGCGAGTGGGGATTCCGTGGATTTGCCGAGACAGATTACTTCGGTGGATACGGATACCAGGATTCTGACCGTATGATTAGAAATGGTTGCGACCTTATGCTTGCAACATATTCTACACCACAGTCAACAGTTACAGATCAGACATCTGCAACATCTGTAATTGCTATGAGACAGTCAGCTAAGAACATCCTTTACACAGTTGTTAATAGCCGCGCTTATGATTCAGCAGTTAATACAGGACTTCCTACATGGGTTAAGATTCTTTATGCAGTAGATGCACTTCTTATTGCACTCATCGCATTCCTTGAGTACAAGGCTATTAAGAAGTACCTCGCTCAGAAGAAGGCTTGCGCCCCAAGCGTGGAGGAAGCGTAG
- a CDS encoding GtrA family protein, which produces MNFWNNFAEKHPAVAKWVREGGLFVIVSNAITVFKYLLLTFLPAAFAFLGTRSFGWPGKELTLFGETFQWNILGYDDAHGGLAYFAAYMVAMVIGECINFPIQKLWVFRNHDKPGKQIAWYILAFILITCIVNSINCIWVAVAGKFVAPFVYNIGTTVLNGGVSMVVFFFVNKIIFPETPKNE; this is translated from the coding sequence ATGAATTTTTGGAATAATTTTGCAGAGAAGCATCCTGCAGTTGCTAAATGGGTTCGTGAAGGCGGCTTATTCGTAATCGTAAGTAACGCCATCACAGTATTTAAGTATTTGTTACTTACATTCCTTCCAGCAGCCTTCGCATTTTTAGGCACTCGTTCATTTGGCTGGCCAGGAAAAGAGCTTACATTATTTGGTGAGACATTCCAGTGGAATATTTTGGGATATGACGATGCTCACGGTGGATTAGCTTACTTCGCAGCATACATGGTTGCAATGGTAATTGGTGAGTGCATCAATTTCCCAATCCAGAAGCTGTGGGTTTTCCGTAACCACGACAAGCCAGGAAAGCAGATTGCGTGGTACATCCTTGCATTCATCTTAATTACCTGCATCGTGAACTCAATCAACTGTATCTGGGTTGCTGTAGCAGGCAAGTTCGTAGCACCATTCGTATATAACATTGGCACTACAGTACTCAACGGAGGCGTTTCTATGGTTGTATTTTTCTTTGTAAACAAAATTATATTTCCAGAGACACCTAAGAACGAGTAA